The following proteins come from a genomic window of Aptenodytes patagonicus chromosome 21, bAptPat1.pri.cur, whole genome shotgun sequence:
- the MYCL gene encoding protein L-Myc, whose protein sequence is MEFDSYQHYFYDHDAQEDFHRSTAPSEDIWKKFELVPTPPLSPLGTPGEKACCSGAEDRSGWLSRYCLAGEEPEYLIGTGEIFGNLSAFILKDCMWSGFSARERLEKAMTEKLSTGTQRATPHKPSFAQDFGFSSSVSECVDPAAVFLCPLAESKIPASSGSEGQSDSEGEEIDVVTVEKRQSLSLRKPVTITLRADPLDPCMKRFHISVHQQQHNYAARSPPDACPPPEPPQQDEDEPLSAAEPAPAVMLPEPGLPKAGSSPGSDSEDVAKRKNHNYLERKRRNDLRSRFLALRDQVPGLASCPKTPKVVILSKSSEYLQSLISAERRMAAEKRQLRLRQTQLLKRIAHLKGH, encoded by the exons ATGGAGTTTGACTCGTACCAACACTACTTCTACGACCACGACGCCCAAGAGGATTTCCACCGCTCCACGGCGCCTAGCGAGGACATCTGGAAGAAGTTCGAGCTGGTCCCCACGCCCCCCCTCTCACCCCTGGGTACCCCCGGGGAGAAAGCCTGCTGCTCCGGGGCGGAGGATCGGTCCGGCTGGCTCTCCCGCTACTGCCTGGCCGGGGAAGAGCCGGAGTATCTCATAGGGACGGGGGAGATCTTCGGGAACCTGAGCGCTTTCATCCTCAAGGATTGCATGTGGAGCGGGTTTTCAGCCCGGGAGAGACTGGAGAAGGCGATGACAGAGAAACTTTCCACGGGCACGCAGAGGGCCACCCCCCACAAACCCTCCTTCGCGCAGGATTTTGGGTTCAGCAGCTCGGTGAGCGAGTGCGTGGATCCCGCTGCCGTCTTCCTTTGCCCGCTGGCCGAGAGCAAGATCCCCGCATCCTCGGGATCCGAGGGCCAAAGCGATTCTG AAGGCGAGGAGATTGACGTGGTGACGGTGGAGAAGAGACAATCGCTCAGCCTGAGGAAGCCGGTCACCATCACGCTGCGCGCCGACCCCTTGGACCCCTGTATGAAACGCTTCCACATCTCCgtccaccagcagcagcacaactATGCTGCCCGCTCGCCGCCGGACGCCTGTCCCCCTCCAGAGCCACCCCAGCAGGACGAGGACGAGCCACTGAGCGCTGCGGAGCCAGCCCCTGCTGTCATGCTGCCTGAGCCCGGCTTGCCAAAAgccggcagcagccccggctcCGACAGCGAGGATGTGGCCAAGAGGAAAAACCACAATTACCTGGAGCGCAAGCGGCGCAATGACCTGCGCTCGCGCTTCCTGGCCCTGCGGGACCAGGTGCCCGGGCTCGCCAGCTGCCCCAAGACGCCCAAAGTGGTGATTCTGAGCAAATCCTCCGAGTACCTGCAGTCGCTCATCAGTGCGGAGAGGAGGATGGCGGCTGAGAAGCGGCAGCTGCGGCTGCGGCAGACCCAGCTGCTCAAACGGATTGCTCACCTCAAGGGGCACTAG